From Nicotiana tabacum cultivar K326 chromosome 15, ASM71507v2, whole genome shotgun sequence, the proteins below share one genomic window:
- the LOC107814293 gene encoding pectinesterase inhibitor-like — protein sequence MAHSFPPSCLSLSFLVVLILLFEIIRNVKAADILDDVCPKTINPQLCFHVLKNDPYVYKGDIHSLVSISLSVAQDNTTSTYNLVKSLLQQPIKDPNLKAQLTNCLNNYKDAGDKLESCSNLFRTDDYREISLLASAAFNDSRACDQGFGEPPAQLKQLSQTVQEFSDLVSVIAYDLK from the coding sequence ATGGCACACTCTTTTCCCCCTTCGTGCCTCTCCCTCTCCTTCTTGGTTGTTTTAATATTACTGTTTGAAATTATTAGAAATGTTAAGGCAGCAGACATTCTTGACGATGTTTGTCCCAAGACTATAAATCCTCAACTATGTTTCCATGTTCTTAAGAATGACCCTTATGTTTACAAGGGAGACATTCACAGCCTTGTATCCATTTCTCTTTCTGTAGCACAAGACAATACCACCTCCACCTACAATTTAGTTAAGTCCCTTCTTCAGCAACCCATCAAAGATCCGAATCTGAAAGCCCAACTCACCAATTGCTTGAACAATTACAAGGATGCAGGTGATAAACTAGAAAGTTGCAGTAATTTGTTTAGAACAGATGATTATAGAGAGATAAGTTTGTTGGCTTCTGCTGCATTCAATGATTCTCGAGCTTGTGACCAAGGTTTTGGGGAACCACCAGCCCAGCTCAAACAACTCAGCCAGACGGTCCAAGAATTTTCCGATCTTGTTTCTGTTATTGCATATGATCTTAAATAA